The Nitrospira sp. genome contains a region encoding:
- a CDS encoding AMP-binding protein, which produces MHTPGDLPDTLPEAVFAVARRAPERMAMQIKQEHAYRQCTYQQLVEQVDALAAALMRHDLRRGDRVAIVAENRPEWVIAYLGIVAAGGTAVPLDIQLNSGDLAGLLARSGARLAFVSATTWPLLKNTGLPVTVIALDPLHDAGCSFLDEWVRAGRAGSAEKPKASPENVASLLYTSGTTGEPKGVRLTHRNLLSNAKALAQSGSGSSEDRFLAILPLHHAYPFMVTGLVPLLLGARITFLPTLKGPELLQCLRDAQITFLVGVPQVFAMVRRGIVEGINRRPLPIRLFARLLLALSGAVRLHTTVNLGRRLFATVHHQLGPSLRVLVCGGARLDPDVAHDLFCLGFTLLEGYGLTETAPVVTFIPLAKPKIGSVGIPIPGVEVRIVNPDGTGVGEVTVKGPNVMQGYDANPQATAGAIRDGWFYTGDLGYLDQDGYLFLTGRAKELIVTAGGKNIVPEELEGHYQRSPAIGEICIVGTARAGEGGEGLHAVVVPNFDYIKTLQVVGIRQLVKDELTRIGLTLPPYKRISGLTIITTPLPRTRLEKLQRYRVAAMVKTVGEAADLVQPLSAADQALMATEAARRIVHALQRFVEKERRIAPGDHLDLDLGFDSLRRVELLSALEQSFGRLPDSLAHEVMTVRELIERVSAQTGDKAATGQGVQSWSDILKAEPSAELRDRLLTPATWSHRLLTAFVRTALRLVFRTGFRLRVTGADHLPLNGPFLLAANHTSYLDPFVIVAAAPAVVSRRLYSIGLQTYFRGALMQWVARVARVIPVGLEASLITALQSAALVLRQSSGLLVFPEGQRSVDGTLKSFRPGIGILACELGVPVVPIWIDGAFQAWPVGTWGPRPHPVSLVVGRPVIVTRELIDEWRRQGHNPYEAATQAIRDAIMALTPETNVRAMNRKGQREAG; this is translated from the coding sequence ATGCACACACCCGGTGATCTTCCTGACACCCTCCCAGAAGCCGTCTTCGCGGTCGCGCGCCGCGCGCCCGAGCGGATGGCCATGCAAATCAAACAGGAGCACGCCTATCGGCAGTGTACCTATCAACAGCTCGTCGAACAGGTTGACGCGCTTGCCGCCGCCTTGATGCGTCACGACCTCCGCCGGGGAGACCGCGTGGCCATCGTCGCAGAGAACCGTCCCGAGTGGGTGATCGCGTATCTCGGGATTGTGGCTGCGGGCGGCACGGCGGTTCCTCTCGACATCCAACTGAACAGCGGAGACCTCGCCGGGCTCCTGGCGCGGTCCGGCGCCCGGCTGGCCTTTGTGAGCGCGACAACCTGGCCGCTGCTGAAGAATACCGGGTTGCCGGTGACCGTCATCGCGCTCGATCCTCTTCACGATGCAGGCTGCTCCTTTCTCGACGAATGGGTGCGAGCGGGCCGGGCCGGAAGCGCGGAGAAGCCGAAGGCCTCGCCCGAGAATGTTGCGTCGCTCCTGTATACCTCCGGCACAACCGGCGAACCTAAGGGCGTCCGTTTGACCCATCGCAACCTTCTGTCCAATGCCAAGGCGTTAGCGCAGTCGGGGTCGGGCAGCTCCGAGGATCGGTTTCTGGCCATTCTGCCGCTCCACCATGCCTACCCCTTCATGGTCACGGGCCTGGTGCCGCTGTTGCTTGGCGCCCGGATCACCTTCCTGCCGACCCTGAAAGGACCGGAGCTGCTGCAGTGTTTGCGGGACGCGCAGATCACGTTTCTGGTCGGGGTCCCGCAGGTCTTCGCGATGGTTCGGCGGGGGATTGTCGAGGGCATCAACCGGCGCCCGCTGCCGATTCGCCTGTTTGCGCGTCTGTTGTTGGCGTTGTCGGGAGCCGTGCGGCTGCATACGACGGTGAATCTCGGCCGCCGGCTGTTTGCCACGGTGCATCATCAGTTAGGGCCGTCGTTGCGCGTGCTCGTGTGCGGCGGCGCACGGCTCGATCCGGACGTGGCGCACGACCTGTTCTGCCTAGGTTTCACGTTGCTGGAGGGCTATGGCCTCACGGAAACCGCACCCGTGGTGACGTTCATTCCGTTGGCGAAACCGAAGATCGGCTCGGTGGGTATTCCCATTCCCGGCGTGGAGGTGCGCATTGTGAATCCCGATGGCACCGGCGTCGGGGAGGTGACCGTCAAAGGTCCGAACGTGATGCAAGGCTATGATGCGAATCCGCAGGCGACGGCCGGCGCGATCCGCGACGGCTGGTTTTACACCGGCGATCTCGGGTACCTGGATCAGGACGGGTATCTGTTCCTGACCGGGCGGGCCAAGGAGCTGATCGTCACGGCGGGAGGCAAGAACATCGTTCCGGAGGAGCTGGAAGGCCACTACCAACGCAGTCCGGCGATCGGCGAGATCTGCATCGTGGGCACAGCCCGTGCTGGCGAAGGCGGGGAGGGCCTGCATGCGGTGGTGGTGCCGAACTTCGACTACATCAAAACGCTTCAGGTTGTGGGCATCCGTCAACTCGTGAAGGACGAACTGACGAGAATCGGGCTGACGCTGCCGCCCTACAAGCGGATCAGCGGGCTGACCATTATCACGACGCCGCTGCCGCGCACGCGGCTGGAAAAACTTCAGCGCTACCGGGTGGCCGCCATGGTCAAGACCGTCGGCGAAGCGGCTGATCTTGTTCAGCCACTTTCTGCGGCAGACCAGGCGCTCATGGCGACGGAGGCGGCCCGCCGTATCGTCCACGCGCTCCAGCGGTTCGTGGAGAAGGAGCGCCGCATCGCGCCGGGCGATCACCTGGATCTCGATCTGGGGTTCGATTCGCTGCGGCGCGTGGAACTGCTGTCGGCGCTCGAACAGTCGTTCGGCCGGCTGCCGGATTCGCTCGCCCATGAGGTCATGACGGTCCGCGAGTTGATCGAGCGGGTGAGCGCTCAGACGGGCGACAAAGCAGCTACCGGGCAAGGTGTCCAGTCCTGGAGCGACATCCTCAAGGCTGAGCCGTCGGCTGAACTCAGAGACAGGCTGCTGACACCGGCGACCTGGTCTCATCGGCTGCTCACGGCATTCGTGCGAACGGCGCTGCGCCTGGTGTTCCGGACGGGGTTTCGCCTTCGCGTCACCGGAGCGGACCATCTGCCGCTGAACGGGCCGTTTCTGCTGGCGGCCAATCACACGAGTTACCTCGATCCGTTCGTCATCGTAGCGGCGGCTCCTGCGGTGGTGTCCAGGCGACTCTACTCGATCGGCTTGCAGACATATTTTCGCGGCGCCCTCATGCAATGGGTCGCTCGCGTGGCCCGTGTGATCCCGGTAGGCTTGGAGGCCTCTCTCATAACGGCGCTCCAATCCGCTGCTCTTGTTTTGCGACAGAGCTCGGGCCTGTTGGTCTTTCCTGAGGGGCAGCGCTCCGTCGATGGAACCCTCAAGTCATTTCGTCCCGGCATCGGCATCCTCGCCTGTGAACTCGGTGTCCCGGTGGTTCCGATCTGGATCGACGGAGCCTTTCAGGCTTGGCCGGTCGGGACCTGGGGGCCTCGTCCCCATCCGGTCTCACTCGTGGTCGGCCGGCCCGTCATCGTGACCCGGGAATTGATCGATGAATGGCGGCGTCAGGGGCACAATCCCTATGAGGCAGCGACTCAGGCGATTCGCGACGCCATCATGGCGTTGACGCCGGAGACGAATGTACGCGCAATGAACCGCAAAGGACAGAGGGAGGCTGGATGA